The Aeromicrobium sp. Leaf245 genome includes a region encoding these proteins:
- a CDS encoding CDP-glycerol glycerophosphotransferase family protein, whose product MLTVLAWIVVAAGLATGLAAVRDVRQRPAPTAHGFPGQPDHPKSRPFRLRVWVVAAGVLVAGTAVATIVALVTSQDLVALLVAVVLALGPAAVAWRLHAWATASRGVRQAIVAHAPRVAVPYAGKVGVHVGMWSPWIEQAGVPWCIVAADRTIYAELVRLHPHDPVILTHLPASVRGALYPHGAKKNAVFLAHDEVTHVFLGHGDSDKPLSASERVLSYDVVAVAGQAAIDRFAQAGLRVPAAKLRVVGRPQTEGIEPVAGPLPDSPTVLYAPTWRHADDALNVSSLAVAEDVVAALLARGCTVVFRRHFAGRNHLEAEAMIAHVDRMLADDAKATGRAHVLSETAMDVPLVEAFNGCDAMVSDISGIVVDFMASEKPFAMYAAQFGGPDAAEAFRAAHPTAVSAYVIDRDLVQLDAALDAMLGTDPLAAIRPERADHYLGGPERSDPAARFVALVRELADGGQVSAGSS is encoded by the coding sequence ATGCTGACGGTGCTCGCGTGGATCGTGGTGGCCGCCGGGCTCGCGACCGGGCTCGCGGCGGTGCGCGACGTCCGCCAGAGGCCGGCACCGACCGCCCACGGCTTCCCCGGGCAGCCCGACCACCCGAAATCCCGCCCGTTCCGACTGCGGGTCTGGGTCGTCGCGGCCGGCGTGCTCGTGGCCGGCACCGCCGTGGCCACGATCGTCGCCCTGGTCACCTCGCAGGACCTCGTCGCGCTGCTGGTGGCCGTGGTGCTCGCCCTCGGTCCCGCCGCCGTGGCGTGGCGCCTGCACGCCTGGGCCACCGCGTCGCGCGGTGTGCGGCAGGCCATCGTCGCCCACGCACCCCGGGTCGCCGTCCCCTATGCCGGCAAGGTCGGCGTGCACGTCGGCATGTGGTCGCCCTGGATCGAGCAGGCCGGCGTGCCGTGGTGCATCGTGGCGGCCGACCGCACCATCTACGCCGAGCTGGTGCGCCTGCACCCGCACGACCCGGTGATCCTCACGCACCTGCCCGCCTCCGTGCGCGGCGCGCTCTACCCGCACGGGGCCAAGAAGAACGCGGTGTTCCTGGCCCACGACGAGGTCACGCACGTGTTCCTGGGCCACGGCGACAGCGACAAGCCGCTCAGCGCGTCCGAGCGGGTCCTCTCCTACGACGTCGTCGCCGTCGCCGGGCAGGCCGCCATCGACCGCTTCGCCCAGGCTGGCCTGCGGGTCCCGGCCGCGAAGCTGCGGGTCGTCGGGCGGCCGCAGACCGAGGGCATCGAGCCGGTGGCCGGTCCGCTCCCCGACTCGCCGACCGTGCTCTACGCCCCCACGTGGCGCCACGCCGACGACGCCCTCAACGTCTCGTCCCTCGCGGTCGCCGAGGACGTCGTCGCCGCACTCCTGGCCCGCGGCTGCACCGTGGTGTTCCGACGCCACTTCGCCGGGCGCAACCACCTCGAGGCCGAGGCGATGATCGCCCACGTCGACCGGATGCTCGCCGACGACGCGAAGGCCACCGGGCGGGCCCACGTGCTCAGCGAGACCGCCATGGACGTCCCGCTCGTCGAGGCCTTCAACGGGTGCGACGCGATGGTCTCCGACATCTCCGGCATCGTCGTCGACTTCATGGCCAGCGAGAAGCCTTTCGCCATGTACGCCGCGCAGTTCGGCGGACCGGACGCCGCCGAGGCGTTCCGCGCCGCGCACCCCACCGCCGTCTCGGCGTACGTGATCGACCGCGACCTCGTGCAGCTCGACGCCGCTCTCGACGCGATGCTCGGGACCGACCCGCTCGCCGCCATCCGGCCCGAGCGGGCTGACCACTACCTGGGCGGGCCGGAACGCTCCGACCCGGCGGCCCGGTTCGTCGCGCTGGTGCGCGAGCTCGCCGACGGCGGTCAGGTGTCCGCCGGCTCCTCGTAG
- a CDS encoding Dabb family protein — MALRHLVLFRVHDAVPDADVENALEQLASLGTLPGVLEWTVRLSDDRRKGRILVENGLFEGREAFEAFRVHPQHVQVSTVMRELADWWIGDYEEPADT, encoded by the coding sequence ATGGCCCTGCGCCACCTGGTGCTGTTCCGCGTGCACGACGCGGTTCCCGACGCCGACGTGGAGAACGCGCTCGAGCAGCTGGCGTCGCTCGGGACGCTCCCCGGGGTGCTGGAGTGGACGGTGCGGCTGTCCGACGACCGCCGCAAGGGACGCATCCTCGTCGAGAACGGCCTGTTCGAGGGCCGCGAGGCCTTCGAGGCGTTCCGCGTCCACCCTCAGCACGTGCAGGTCAGCACCGTGATGCGAGAGCTGGCCGACTGGTGGATCGGCGACTACGAGGAGCCGGCGGACACCTGA
- a CDS encoding MBL fold metallo-hydrolase → MDARVRSSVTNATSTAGTRATMWPMRIEHLRAAVMNPLTMPGMPAHVFLCHTDDGLVLVDTGFGTADVTDPGRRIGPIRGLLRPDLDDRHTLLRQLQERGHDATDVTHVVLTHLDLDHAGGLSDFPHATVHTTADEHAAAITDPDALDKRRYRPAQFAHGPDFALHAGPGDEWRYGLTGHEVLPGIVLVPMPGHSRGHAVVAVETADGVVLHAGDAVFDGSHVADAAPSGRRLAPVRAARGFEMVVGRDRSRIRANHRELRRLASLPDVLVVPAHDPRITDELVD, encoded by the coding sequence GTGGACGCACGCGTGCGGTCGTCGGTGACGAACGCCACCAGCACCGCGGGCACCCGTGCCACGATGTGGCCCATGCGCATCGAGCACCTGCGGGCCGCCGTCATGAACCCCCTGACCATGCCCGGCATGCCGGCGCACGTGTTCCTCTGCCACACCGACGACGGCCTCGTGCTCGTCGACACCGGCTTCGGCACGGCCGACGTGACCGACCCCGGCCGCCGCATCGGACCGATCCGCGGCCTGCTGCGCCCCGACCTCGACGACCGCCACACCCTGCTGCGCCAGCTGCAGGAGCGTGGCCACGACGCCACCGACGTCACGCACGTGGTGCTCACCCACCTCGACCTCGACCACGCCGGAGGGCTGTCGGACTTCCCCCACGCCACCGTGCACACCACGGCCGACGAGCACGCGGCCGCGATCACCGACCCCGACGCCCTCGACAAGCGTCGCTACCGGCCGGCGCAGTTCGCGCACGGGCCCGACTTCGCCCTGCACGCCGGTCCCGGCGACGAGTGGCGCTACGGGCTCACCGGCCACGAGGTGCTGCCCGGCATCGTGCTCGTGCCCATGCCCGGTCACTCGCGCGGCCATGCCGTGGTGGCCGTCGAGACCGCCGACGGCGTGGTGCTGCATGCGGGCGACGCGGTCTTCGACGGGAGCCACGTGGCCGACGCGGCGCCCTCGGGCCGACGCCTCGCCCCGGTGCGGGCCGCCCGCGGCTTCGAGATGGTCGTGGGCCGCGACCGCTCGCGCATCCGAGCCAACCACCGCGAGCTTCGACGTCTGGCCTCGCTCCCCGACGTCCTGGTGGTCCCGGCGCACGACCCGCGCATCACCGACGAGCTGGTGGACTGA
- a CDS encoding VanZ family protein, with product MRRSPTHVALAVAYLTALAFIAFWPSPVDQGVDVLNSWPVRLLESAFGLSRPEGYDVVQVAANVVLFVPLGWLAVALTRARWWQVALLGFLLSSGIEVGQALLRPDRFATVSDVVANTVGATLGAGAAALLLHRHERASVGSHG from the coding sequence ATGCGCCGCTCCCCCACCCACGTCGCGCTGGCGGTCGCCTACCTGACGGCCCTGGCATTCATCGCGTTCTGGCCGTCCCCGGTCGACCAGGGCGTCGACGTGCTCAACTCGTGGCCCGTGCGTCTGCTCGAGTCCGCGTTCGGCCTCTCCCGCCCCGAGGGCTACGACGTCGTCCAGGTCGCGGCCAACGTCGTGCTGTTCGTGCCGCTGGGCTGGCTGGCGGTGGCGCTCACGCGGGCCCGCTGGTGGCAGGTGGCGCTTCTCGGCTTCCTGCTGTCGTCGGGCATCGAGGTGGGGCAGGCGCTGCTGCGCCCCGACCGCTTCGCAACGGTGTCCGACGTCGTGGCGAACACGGTGGGCGCGACCTTGGGCGCCGGGGCGGCCGCGCTGCTGCTGCACCGCCACGAGCGGGCGTCGGTCGGTTCCCACGGCTGA